The following proteins are encoded in a genomic region of Natronorubrum halophilum:
- a CDS encoding MATE family efflux transporter codes for MSTYPNPLRLPILAIGLALARLGLIDRERAVQTTALAWPRIVTGLARMSKSAVDVAMVGVAVGMSAVAGVGFAGPFWGLAFAIGGGVAGGTIALVSQRYGADAHDELGVAVRSSTLLVVAISVPVVVVFWFVPYELISLLSSNERAIDYGATYLQVVGLGIPFAGLNLVGSRALVGADDAYTAMQVRAGGAVANIGLSAAFIFVLELGVAGAALGTVLSNVAVTAAFAIGIARGRFPGMGEFPIQVDPFGTYVDPETVRDLWEIGLPIGARNLVWTIAEFPMLGILDIFGETTLAAFVIARRIWGLMNTPGWGFGLASSSLVGQALGQNDEATAEAYGRDIIRFSVATYVVFAVCIAMFAERIVVLFADDPTNPEIPIAVTLVYAACVAVLFQGVTAAASGPLDTSGDTRIPFLSQCVGIFCGAIPLAYLGATTALGYWGLYLAFLAETSIPAAINYWRFRTNKWKAISESYRPDVAVSDD; via the coding sequence GTGTCCACGTATCCTAATCCGCTCCGTCTCCCGATTCTCGCTATCGGGCTCGCCCTCGCACGACTCGGACTGATCGACCGGGAGCGCGCCGTCCAGACGACCGCACTCGCGTGGCCGCGCATCGTCACCGGACTCGCGCGCATGTCGAAGAGCGCGGTCGACGTCGCGATGGTCGGCGTCGCGGTCGGCATGAGCGCAGTCGCGGGCGTCGGGTTCGCGGGGCCGTTCTGGGGGCTCGCGTTCGCCATCGGCGGCGGCGTCGCCGGCGGCACCATCGCGCTCGTCTCACAGCGCTACGGCGCGGACGCACACGACGAACTGGGGGTTGCCGTCCGCTCGAGCACGCTCCTCGTCGTTGCGATCAGTGTCCCTGTGGTGGTCGTCTTCTGGTTCGTGCCGTACGAACTCATCTCGCTGCTCAGCAGCAACGAGCGGGCCATCGACTACGGGGCGACCTACCTGCAGGTCGTCGGACTCGGCATTCCTTTCGCCGGGCTCAACCTCGTCGGCAGCCGAGCGCTCGTCGGTGCCGACGACGCCTACACTGCGATGCAGGTCCGCGCCGGCGGTGCCGTCGCCAACATCGGCCTGAGCGCGGCGTTCATCTTCGTCCTCGAGTTGGGCGTCGCCGGCGCGGCGCTCGGGACCGTCCTCTCGAACGTCGCCGTCACCGCGGCCTTCGCGATCGGCATCGCTCGCGGTCGATTTCCCGGGATGGGCGAGTTTCCCATTCAGGTCGACCCGTTCGGAACGTACGTCGACCCCGAAACGGTGCGCGACCTGTGGGAGATCGGACTCCCGATCGGCGCTCGAAACCTCGTCTGGACGATCGCCGAGTTTCCGATGCTCGGCATCCTCGATATCTTCGGGGAGACCACCCTCGCCGCGTTCGTCATCGCCCGTCGGATCTGGGGGCTGATGAACACGCCGGGATGGGGATTCGGGCTGGCGTCCTCGAGCCTGGTGGGCCAGGCCCTCGGGCAGAACGACGAGGCGACGGCGGAGGCCTACGGGCGGGACATCATTCGATTTTCCGTGGCGACGTACGTCGTGTTCGCGGTCTGTATCGCGATGTTCGCCGAGCGGATCGTCGTCCTGTTCGCTGACGATCCGACGAACCCGGAGATACCCATCGCCGTCACCCTCGTCTACGCCGCCTGCGTCGCCGTGTTGTTCCAGGGCGTGACGGCCGCCGCGTCCGGACCGCTCGACACCAGCGGGGATACGCGAATCCCGTTCCTGAGTCAGTGCGTCGGCATCTTCTGTGGGGCGATCCCGCTCGCGTATCTCGGTGCGACGACGGCGCTTGGCTACTGGGGGCTGTATCTCGCCTTCCTCGCCGAGACGAGTATTCCCGCCGCCATCAATTACTGGCGGTTTCGAACGAACAAGTGGAAGGCCATCAGCGAGAGCTACCGTCCCGACGTCGCAGTCTCGGACGATTGA
- a CDS encoding rubrerythrin-like domain-containing protein, whose protein sequence is MEYECPQCGQTVAVQRHPSSCPDCGYTPKHGAD, encoded by the coding sequence ATGGAGTACGAGTGTCCGCAGTGTGGGCAGACGGTAGCAGTACAACGCCATCCCTCGAGTTGCCCGGACTGTGGCTACACGCCGAAACACGGCGCTGACTAG
- a CDS encoding SDR family NAD(P)-dependent oxidoreductase, with amino-acid sequence MGEVAYNFSEETVIVTGGTSGIGREVARRFGEAGATVVVADIREEPKDDGESMPTHERIEDDGGRATFVETDVSDPDDVASVVEAARAFGGVDVMVNNAGIYRHGSLLETDVDAFDQVFAINVRGVFAGCRAAARDMLDREESGCILNTASISSEYAQIGHSMYDASKGAVMMLTRVAALELARHEIRVNAVAPGVIETTFGTGNPAPESRVDDRLPDVEAPMPDLTEQEIETDVPMGRMGSPEELAGSYLFLASDEASYVTGHLLYVDGGYQIL; translated from the coding sequence ATGGGCGAAGTCGCTTACAACTTCTCCGAGGAGACGGTGATCGTGACCGGCGGCACGTCGGGAATCGGCCGCGAGGTCGCTCGTCGGTTCGGCGAAGCCGGTGCCACGGTCGTCGTCGCAGATATCCGCGAGGAACCGAAGGACGACGGCGAATCGATGCCGACTCACGAACGCATCGAGGACGACGGCGGCCGCGCGACGTTCGTCGAAACGGACGTTTCCGACCCCGACGACGTGGCGTCGGTCGTCGAAGCCGCTCGAGCATTCGGCGGCGTCGACGTGATGGTGAACAACGCCGGCATCTATCGCCACGGGTCCCTGCTCGAGACCGATGTCGACGCGTTCGATCAGGTGTTCGCGATCAACGTCCGCGGGGTCTTCGCCGGCTGTCGTGCGGCCGCCAGAGATATGCTCGACAGGGAGGAGTCCGGCTGTATCCTCAACACGGCGTCGATCAGTTCGGAGTACGCCCAGATCGGCCACTCGATGTACGACGCCTCGAAAGGCGCGGTGATGATGCTCACTCGCGTCGCCGCGCTCGAGCTGGCACGACACGAAATCCGGGTCAACGCCGTCGCACCGGGCGTCATCGAAACCACGTTCGGGACCGGGAACCCGGCTCCCGAATCGCGCGTCGACGACCGGTTACCCGACGTCGAAGCGCCGATGCCCGACCTCACCGAGCAGGAGATCGAGACGGACGTTCCGATGGGGCGGATGGGATCGCCCGAGGAACTCGCCGGATCGTACCTGTTTTTGGCCTCCGACGAGGCCAGCTACGTCACCGGCCACCTCCTCTACGTGGACGGAGGCTATCAGATCCTCTAG
- a CDS encoding ubiquitin-like small modifier protein 1, whose translation MNVEIRLFAMYRDAIGEKRLALSVSDEATVREVLRTLEATYPELADRFLTAAGETKPAVTVLVNGQLVGNERGTATALEDGDALSIMPPVTGGECA comes from the coding sequence ATGAACGTTGAGATCCGTCTGTTCGCGATGTACCGAGACGCCATCGGCGAGAAACGACTCGCGCTGTCCGTGTCCGACGAAGCAACCGTCCGCGAGGTGCTTCGAACGCTCGAAGCGACGTATCCGGAACTCGCGGACCGGTTCCTGACGGCCGCGGGAGAGACCAAGCCGGCCGTCACCGTCCTGGTGAACGGTCAGCTTGTCGGGAACGAACGGGGAACTGCAACCGCCCTCGAGGACGGCGATGCCCTCAGCATTATGCCTCCGGTAACCGGTGGCGAGTGCGCCTGA
- a CDS encoding HpcH/HpaI aldolase/citrate lyase family protein: MEPVRSALFVPGNREEWVANAHTNDADVVILDLEDSVPPGDKDAAREIVADNVPALIEAGQRIHVRVNAHPNASQGFAEHDFEAVVRAGVEAITVPKVRNPADVERLDSVLTHIERREGLPENGVELMVSIETAQAMRQVYELCTAAERVATIGCGAVKGTDTNRALGFEWTGPGREGLETVHLRQQALMDARAADIEHPLAGPYVDVDDIEGLRKDMQFSREMGYTGYIVIHPSHVEHANELFLPDVETVEYWIGALEALQRAERDDKSAVTYEGEMIDIANVSTAERYLEYAKAFEDELEIDIDLDEY; the protein is encoded by the coding sequence ATGGAACCGGTTAGATCCGCGCTGTTCGTCCCGGGGAACCGCGAAGAGTGGGTCGCAAACGCCCACACGAACGACGCCGACGTCGTGATCCTCGATCTCGAGGATTCGGTCCCGCCGGGCGACAAGGACGCGGCGAGGGAGATCGTCGCCGACAACGTCCCGGCGCTCATCGAAGCGGGCCAGCGAATCCACGTTCGCGTCAACGCGCACCCGAACGCGAGTCAGGGGTTCGCCGAACACGACTTCGAAGCGGTCGTTCGCGCCGGGGTCGAGGCGATCACCGTTCCGAAAGTCAGGAACCCGGCGGACGTCGAACGACTCGATTCGGTGTTGACACACATCGAGCGACGCGAGGGACTGCCGGAAAACGGCGTCGAGTTGATGGTCAGCATCGAGACGGCACAGGCGATGCGTCAGGTGTACGAACTCTGTACGGCCGCCGAGCGCGTCGCGACGATCGGCTGTGGCGCGGTGAAAGGAACCGACACCAATCGAGCGCTCGGATTCGAGTGGACCGGTCCCGGACGGGAGGGACTGGAGACGGTCCACCTCCGCCAGCAGGCGCTGATGGACGCTCGAGCGGCGGATATCGAACACCCGCTCGCCGGCCCGTACGTCGACGTCGACGATATCGAGGGGCTTCGGAAGGACATGCAGTTCTCGCGGGAGATGGGCTATACGGGCTACATCGTTATCCACCCGTCGCACGTCGAACACGCGAACGAACTGTTCCTTCCCGACGTCGAGACCGTCGAGTACTGGATCGGTGCGCTCGAGGCGCTGCAGCGCGCGGAGCGAGACGACAAGAGCGCGGTCACGTACGAGGGGGAGATGATCGACATCGCGAACGTTTCGACCGCCGAACGCTACCTCGAGTACGCGAAAGCCTTCGAAGACGAACTCGAGATCGATATCGATCTCGACGAGTACTGA
- a CDS encoding acyl-CoA dehydrogenase family protein, whose translation MTGIANVLLDQEHQLFRDETKRFVENEVLPEASERDPEKKEMSPELIDNLREMGFFGILIDEEYDGLGLDLKAYAVIAEELSRGWLSVGSIIARGQSLAGATEAQKQEYLPKMARGELLKSIAISEPDAGSDVSNMRLRAERDGDEYVLNGQKMWCTFAKGSDFILTYAVTDPDADPSYRGISGFIVEKPSGTFDRDGLSGTAIDKIGYHGWKTWEVNFDDVRVSADKLVGDEEGQGFYQIMEFFEEGRVHTAARAVGLARGALEDSLSYAEERVQFDEPISEFQAIRFKLAEMATEVEAARALTFLVADAVDAGEGAAAEAAMAKLFASEVAERVTSEGIQVHGGYGYTTDFDVERYWRDARLTRIFEGTSEIQKKIIADELLPS comes from the coding sequence ATGACGGGGATCGCAAACGTTCTTCTGGATCAAGAACACCAACTGTTTCGCGACGAGACGAAACGGTTCGTCGAGAACGAAGTGCTGCCGGAGGCGAGCGAACGGGATCCGGAAAAAAAGGAGATGTCGCCCGAACTCATCGATAACCTCCGCGAGATGGGCTTTTTCGGCATCCTCATCGATGAAGAGTACGACGGACTCGGGTTGGATCTCAAAGCCTACGCGGTGATCGCCGAGGAACTCTCGCGCGGCTGGCTCAGCGTCGGAAGCATCATCGCTCGAGGTCAGAGTCTCGCCGGCGCAACCGAAGCACAGAAGCAGGAATACCTCCCGAAGATGGCGAGGGGAGAACTGCTCAAGAGCATCGCGATCAGCGAACCAGACGCCGGGAGCGACGTCTCGAACATGCGACTGCGAGCGGAGCGAGACGGCGACGAGTACGTCCTCAACGGCCAGAAGATGTGGTGTACGTTCGCGAAAGGGTCGGATTTCATCCTGACGTACGCCGTCACCGATCCCGATGCGGATCCGTCGTACCGCGGGATCTCCGGGTTCATCGTCGAGAAGCCGTCCGGAACGTTCGATCGCGATGGCCTGAGCGGGACCGCGATCGACAAGATCGGGTACCACGGCTGGAAGACGTGGGAGGTGAACTTCGACGACGTCCGCGTCAGCGCGGACAAACTCGTCGGCGACGAGGAGGGACAGGGGTTCTATCAGATCATGGAGTTCTTCGAAGAGGGGCGGGTTCACACGGCGGCCCGAGCGGTCGGTCTCGCTCGCGGCGCGCTCGAGGACTCCCTGAGCTACGCGGAAGAACGAGTGCAGTTCGACGAACCGATTTCGGAGTTTCAGGCGATTCGGTTCAAACTGGCCGAGATGGCGACCGAGGTCGAAGCCGCTCGAGCGCTGACGTTCCTCGTCGCCGACGCCGTCGACGCCGGAGAGGGAGCGGCCGCCGAGGCCGCGATGGCGAAGCTGTTCGCGAGCGAAGTCGCAGAGCGCGTCACGAGCGAGGGCATTCAGGTCCACGGCGGATACGGATACACGACCGATTTCGACGTCGAACGGTACTGGCGAGACGCTCGACTCACCCGCATCTTCGAGGGGACGAGCGAGATCCAGAAGAAGATCATCGCTGACGAACTGCTCCCCTCGTAG
- a CDS encoding DUF5827 family protein, translating to MPVPKSEFDSLPPCDFYTPEELFEDDQMYTVYEIARLLQGIETDADLDRETEDVLLDWAIPWVMTNADDLVVAEPRDEDEPGYYGLKE from the coding sequence ATGCCCGTTCCAAAATCCGAGTTCGACAGTCTCCCGCCCTGTGATTTCTACACGCCAGAGGAGCTCTTCGAGGACGACCAGATGTACACCGTCTACGAAATCGCCCGCCTCCTCCAGGGTATCGAGACCGACGCGGACCTCGACCGAGAAACCGAGGACGTCTTGCTGGACTGGGCGATTCCCTGGGTGATGACCAACGCCGACGACCTCGTGGTCGCCGAGCCGCGAGACGAGGACGAACCCGGCTACTACGGCCTGAAGGAATGA
- a CDS encoding ATPase, producing MILLVVGADRVDAGKTTFSTGLLERTGAVGYKPRAGNDYWFDHDDCRGALADGRLYGKDAKHLAAAEGRGREPERLNPVHRLWRPAPDGGTGLLGKSDREFLVDRVGRPSNERAERDGAPTFVRNATADVPDAVADALPLEDAIPVETVDEVNEIAARRYIPAFEELATEVERRADAVVESYGDIARPLRSVEPAAISAVAAVEPGRARIYPGDRYCHACEIASSSPKDGALEKRVPDVLGYLDPIERVRLPPLGSDERTDPARIARAYSDANDALLEAAGVNGDI from the coding sequence ATGATCCTCCTCGTGGTCGGTGCCGACCGCGTCGACGCCGGCAAGACCACGTTCTCAACCGGCCTGCTGGAGCGAACCGGCGCGGTCGGCTACAAACCCCGTGCGGGAAACGACTACTGGTTCGACCACGACGACTGTCGAGGAGCACTGGCCGACGGACGGCTCTACGGCAAGGACGCGAAGCATCTCGCGGCCGCTGAGGGGCGCGGCCGCGAACCCGAACGACTCAACCCGGTCCACCGGCTGTGGCGGCCCGCGCCCGACGGCGGAACCGGGCTGCTCGGCAAGTCGGATCGAGAATTTCTCGTCGACCGCGTTGGTCGTCCGAGCAACGAACGTGCGGAACGCGATGGGGCCCCCACGTTCGTCCGTAACGCCACCGCCGACGTGCCGGACGCGGTCGCCGACGCGCTCCCGCTCGAGGACGCGATCCCCGTCGAGACCGTCGACGAGGTGAACGAGATCGCCGCACGGCGGTACATTCCCGCCTTCGAGGAGCTGGCGACCGAGGTCGAACGGAGAGCGGACGCCGTCGTCGAATCCTACGGTGACATCGCACGACCCCTCCGGTCGGTGGAGCCGGCGGCGATCAGCGCCGTTGCAGCCGTCGAGCCCGGCCGGGCGCGGATCTATCCCGGCGACCGCTACTGCCACGCCTGCGAGATCGCCAGTTCGAGCCCGAAAGACGGGGCGCTCGAGAAACGCGTTCCCGACGTGCTCGGCTATCTCGATCCGATCGAACGGGTCCGTCTGCCGCCGCTCGGGAGCGACGAGCGGACGGACCCGGCGCGGATCGCTCGAGCGTATTCGGACGCCAACGATGCGCTTCTCGAGGCGGCCGGAGTTAACGGGGATATCTGA
- a CDS encoding thiamine ABC transporter substrate-binding protein → MRRRTFLATVGSGSALGLAGCLTQDDQGSDDDGSNGDPEPEELDLEGTLEVVTYESMIDGENPAGPWLKEAFEDEYPDAELEWTRLPDQGLNQYINRADKGLEIDPDVYLGVNIDDLVGIDDNLEAGGLFRELNRDRIERASRIRDGLDMGDPHGRVVAYDTGYISLVYDENEIDEPETFDDLTEPAYEDALIAQNAQTSDPGQAFLLWTIDAFGEDGYLEYWRELDENGVRRIEDWAESYYGAYMNEERPMVVSYSTDQVFASMEGHDLGRHQIAFLDGQGYANPEGMGIFEGAAEVDLAYEFLDFALSNDAQAEIAQRNVQFPAVEDEYVDLADEFDRYAHVPPEAVTVGYDDLRGNLDEWVDDWAREFAGQ, encoded by the coding sequence ATGAGACGACGCACGTTTCTCGCTACCGTCGGAAGCGGATCGGCGCTCGGCCTGGCGGGCTGTCTGACCCAAGACGATCAGGGATCGGACGACGACGGCTCGAACGGAGATCCGGAGCCCGAGGAGTTGGATCTCGAGGGGACGCTCGAGGTCGTCACCTACGAGTCGATGATCGACGGCGAGAATCCCGCGGGGCCGTGGCTCAAGGAGGCGTTCGAGGACGAGTATCCCGACGCCGAACTCGAGTGGACGAGGCTCCCGGACCAGGGTCTCAACCAGTACATCAATCGGGCGGACAAAGGCCTCGAGATCGATCCCGATGTCTACCTCGGCGTGAATATCGACGATCTCGTCGGTATCGACGACAACCTCGAGGCGGGCGGGCTGTTCCGCGAACTCAATCGGGATCGAATCGAGCGAGCGAGTCGCATCCGCGACGGGCTGGACATGGGCGACCCGCACGGTCGCGTCGTCGCGTACGATACGGGCTACATCAGCCTCGTTTACGACGAGAACGAGATCGACGAACCGGAGACGTTCGACGACCTGACCGAGCCGGCGTACGAGGACGCGCTCATCGCACAGAACGCCCAGACGTCCGACCCCGGCCAGGCGTTCTTGCTGTGGACGATCGACGCCTTCGGCGAGGACGGCTACCTCGAGTACTGGCGGGAACTCGACGAGAACGGAGTGCGTCGCATAGAGGACTGGGCTGAATCGTACTACGGCGCGTACATGAACGAAGAGCGGCCGATGGTCGTCTCCTACTCGACCGACCAGGTGTTCGCGAGCATGGAAGGACACGATCTCGGCCGCCATCAGATCGCCTTTCTCGACGGCCAGGGCTACGCGAACCCCGAAGGGATGGGGATCTTCGAGGGCGCAGCGGAGGTCGATCTCGCCTACGAGTTCCTCGATTTCGCGCTTTCGAACGACGCACAGGCCGAGATCGCCCAGCGAAACGTTCAGTTCCCCGCGGTCGAGGACGAGTACGTCGACCTGGCCGACGAATTCGACCGGTACGCGCACGTCCCGCCGGAAGCGGTGACGGTCGGCTACGACGACCTCCGCGGGAACCTCGACGAGTGGGTCGACGACTGGGCGCGGGAGTTCGCCGGCCAGTAA
- a CDS encoding ABC transporter permease → MSLEDRPVVDRFSSGVISAWLERHALLLAALVTAGVLAVMLYLPIGVVFLEAVLDDGAPTLGHFADVLTDPFYFGALADVFAEPLAIGTHLGSLAGWLAAVSISLTLEYPIPGVDLPVPWIGLETPGVRKGLFGFTAYQAGLSTIASVALGLPAAYVLANYEFYGRRTLRSLTILPFVMPGIMVAVGFYAMFGRSGTLNSVLGVVGFGPFAFIETSPLAIVILAHAFYNAPLVARLTVAAWESVDERTVETARSLGANKRRAFRDVVAPQLTPAVLTGALLTFIFTFMTFPIVLALGGLQLATVEVWIYDRIQRLDYAEAATLAILETMLSLGLTYAYLRYESSQAGFSQASSSPSTEALFPDLRTALSPRRLAILGYGLVALILFVGPLASLVVGGFTDGSGLTLGNYAFLLERQLEGASFQTLPLPAIRNSLLFGGATLLIAVPMGVVISVLTVRAGRSGAIVDTLAMVPLAVSGVVFGIGLLQGLVFGLSLPGGWRLRVTGAVAIVVAHAVAAYPFVTRNVSPLLANLDSAMVESARALGASRVRALLDVELPLVANGIVAGAAFAFAISIGEFSSTVILAGGSESYTMPVAVERYLGRRSGPAIAMGTVLLLMTAASFVVIDRVGGRYEL, encoded by the coding sequence GTGTCGCTCGAAGATCGTCCCGTCGTCGACCGATTCTCGTCCGGCGTCATCAGCGCGTGGCTCGAGCGCCACGCCCTCTTGCTCGCCGCACTCGTGACGGCCGGCGTCCTCGCCGTCATGCTGTACCTCCCCATCGGCGTCGTCTTCCTCGAGGCCGTCCTCGATGACGGTGCGCCCACACTGGGCCACTTCGCCGATGTGCTGACGGACCCGTTCTACTTCGGGGCACTCGCGGACGTCTTCGCGGAGCCGCTGGCGATCGGCACGCACCTCGGCTCGCTCGCGGGCTGGCTCGCCGCGGTCTCGATCTCGCTGACCCTCGAGTACCCGATCCCCGGCGTCGATCTGCCGGTACCGTGGATCGGCCTCGAGACGCCCGGCGTTCGGAAAGGACTGTTCGGCTTTACGGCCTACCAGGCCGGGCTTTCGACGATTGCGAGCGTCGCGCTCGGCTTGCCCGCCGCCTACGTCCTCGCGAACTACGAGTTCTACGGCCGCCGAACGCTCCGATCGCTGACGATCCTCCCGTTCGTCATGCCGGGGATCATGGTCGCGGTCGGCTTCTACGCGATGTTCGGACGGTCGGGGACGCTCAACTCCGTCCTCGGGGTAGTCGGGTTCGGCCCGTTCGCGTTCATCGAGACCAGCCCGCTCGCGATCGTGATCCTCGCCCACGCGTTCTACAACGCGCCGCTGGTCGCGCGGCTCACCGTCGCCGCCTGGGAGTCCGTCGACGAACGAACCGTCGAAACCGCCCGCAGCCTCGGTGCGAACAAACGGCGGGCCTTTCGGGACGTCGTCGCGCCACAGCTCACACCGGCAGTGCTCACGGGTGCGCTGCTGACGTTCATCTTCACGTTCATGACGTTCCCGATCGTGCTCGCGCTCGGCGGGCTCCAGTTGGCGACGGTCGAAGTATGGATCTACGACCGCATCCAGCGGCTCGACTACGCCGAAGCCGCCACGCTCGCGATCCTCGAGACGATGCTCTCGCTGGGGCTGACGTACGCCTACCTCCGGTACGAGTCGTCCCAGGCGGGGTTCTCACAGGCGTCGTCGTCGCCGTCGACGGAAGCGCTCTTTCCCGATCTTCGGACGGCGCTCTCGCCGCGACGGCTCGCGATCCTCGGCTACGGACTCGTCGCACTGATCCTCTTCGTCGGCCCGCTGGCAAGTCTCGTCGTCGGGGGGTTCACCGACGGCTCCGGGTTGACGCTCGGGAACTACGCCTTTTTGCTCGAGCGCCAACTCGAGGGCGCGAGTTTCCAGACCCTCCCGCTGCCCGCCATCCGCAACTCGCTCCTGTTCGGGGGTGCCACGCTCCTGATCGCGGTCCCGATGGGTGTCGTGATCTCGGTCTTGACGGTCCGCGCCGGCCGGAGCGGGGCGATCGTCGACACCCTCGCGATGGTTCCCCTCGCCGTCAGCGGCGTCGTCTTCGGGATCGGGCTCCTGCAGGGACTGGTGTTCGGACTGTCCTTGCCGGGCGGCTGGCGACTCCGGGTTACGGGCGCGGTGGCGATCGTCGTCGCCCACGCGGTCGCAGCGTATCCGTTCGTGACGCGAAACGTCTCGCCGCTGCTCGCGAATCTCGACTCGGCGATGGTCGAATCTGCTCGCGCGCTGGGGGCCTCGCGGGTCCGCGCGCTGCTCGACGTCGAACTCCCGCTGGTCGCGAACGGGATCGTCGCGGGCGCGGCGTTCGCCTTCGCCATCTCGATCGGCGAGTTCTCTTCTACGGTCATTTTGGCCGGCGGGAGCGAGAGCTACACCATGCCCGTCGCCGTCGAACGCTACCTGGGTCGGCGATCCGGACCGGCGATCGCCATGGGAACCGTGCTGTTGCTCATGACGGCGGCGAGTTTCGTCGTCATCGACCGCGTCGGCGGGAGGTACGAACTGTGA
- a CDS encoding ABC transporter ATP-binding protein has product MTDLRLEGVSKRYGGDADGTAALRDVDLAVREGEFFTLVGPSGCGKTTTLRTIAGFEDPTDGTVAFDDEPVIGVPPEARDVGVVFQSYGLFPHMSVAENVGYGLKFREPPEGASVDGRIGEMLELVDLEGLEDRTPDQLSGGQQQRVALARALAPAPDLLLLDEPMSALDARLRESLRRQLKRIQSTLEITTVYVTHDQEEALALSDRLAVMNDGGIEQVATPREIYHEPATRFVAEFVGDNNVFDGTVVARDGDRTRVAVGETELELTGVPADTTRVSVCIRAAALARDAEENPLSVSVETSEFRGEHVHAYGRWNDVPIVLRLEDVPDDSVTVGFAPEDAHVLEST; this is encoded by the coding sequence GTGACCGACCTTCGGCTCGAGGGCGTCTCGAAGCGCTACGGCGGGGACGCGGACGGGACCGCCGCACTGCGGGACGTGGATCTGGCCGTTCGAGAGGGCGAGTTCTTCACCCTCGTCGGCCCGTCTGGCTGTGGAAAGACGACCACGCTCCGAACGATCGCGGGCTTCGAGGATCCCACCGACGGCACCGTCGCGTTCGACGACGAGCCGGTGATCGGCGTGCCGCCCGAAGCGCGCGACGTCGGCGTCGTCTTCCAGAGCTACGGCCTCTTTCCGCACATGAGCGTCGCCGAGAACGTCGGCTACGGACTCAAGTTCCGGGAGCCCCCGGAGGGTGCGAGCGTCGACGGCCGGATCGGTGAGATGCTCGAGTTAGTCGATCTCGAGGGACTGGAGGATCGAACTCCCGATCAGCTGTCGGGCGGCCAGCAACAGCGGGTTGCACTCGCTCGCGCGCTCGCGCCGGCACCCGATCTACTCCTGCTCGACGAGCCGATGAGCGCCCTCGACGCCCGCCTCAGGGAGTCGCTGCGCCGCCAACTCAAACGGATCCAGTCGACGCTCGAGATCACGACCGTCTACGTCACCCACGATCAGGAGGAGGCGCTGGCGCTCTCGGATCGCCTCGCGGTGATGAACGACGGCGGGATCGAACAGGTCGCGACGCCGCGGGAGATCTACCACGAACCGGCGACGCGGTTCGTCGCCGAGTTCGTCGGCGACAACAACGTCTTCGACGGGACCGTCGTCGCTCGAGACGGTGATCGGACGCGGGTCGCCGTCGGCGAGACCGAACTCGAGCTTACGGGCGTTCCCGCCGATACAACGCGGGTGAGCGTTTGCATCCGGGCGGCTGCGCTGGCTCGAGACGCCGAGGAGAACCCACTTTCCGTCAGCGTCGAAACGAGCGAGTTCCGCGGCGAGCACGTCCACGCCTACGGTCGATGGAACGACGTTCCGATCGTGTTACGACTCGAGGACGTCCCCGACGACAGCGTAACCGTCGGGTTCGCGCCGGAGGACGCACACGTACTGGAGTCGACGTGA
- a CDS encoding MBL fold metallo-hydrolase — MIANLAQGVQAFTSNVALVDGERTVLVDTGANFDVVAAVRDRVDDLDAVVLTHTHRDHVGNLEAVKDAFDVDAWGYDTTIDGVDHAIEDEETVQLGDHEYVALHTPGHKNDHLCFYSADAGVLFAGDLVFQNGSFGRTDLEEGDRDALIESIDRVLERIDEDLAEMHTGHGPSVSSNPYDHVELSARMARQA; from the coding sequence ATGATCGCCAATCTCGCACAGGGCGTGCAGGCATTCACCAGCAACGTCGCGCTCGTCGACGGTGAGCGAACCGTTCTCGTCGATACGGGAGCGAACTTCGACGTCGTGGCAGCCGTCCGCGACCGGGTCGACGATCTCGACGCCGTCGTCCTCACCCACACGCACCGGGATCACGTCGGCAACCTCGAGGCGGTGAAAGACGCGTTCGACGTCGACGCCTGGGGCTACGATACCACGATCGACGGCGTCGACCACGCGATCGAGGACGAGGAGACTGTCCAACTCGGGGATCACGAATACGTCGCTCTCCACACGCCGGGACACAAGAACGACCACCTCTGTTTCTACTCGGCCGATGCCGGCGTACTCTTTGCGGGGGATCTCGTCTTCCAGAACGGAAGTTTCGGCCGAACCGATCTCGAGGAGGGCGACCGAGACGCGCTCATCGAGAGCATCGATCGCGTCCTCGAGCGGATCGACGAGGACCTCGCGGAGATGCACACCGGCCACGGTCCGAGCGTCTCGAGCAACCCGTACGACCACGTCGAACTCTCCGCGCGGATGGCTCGACAGGCCTGA